Proteins from a genomic interval of Vreelandella profundi:
- a CDS encoding OmpW/AlkL family protein produces the protein MSNMKLISAAVITASFALASQAALAYNAGDVFVRGGVAKTNTGSGNGNVAGDSLNVQSESGFTFGAGYLLTDKVGLELNSSEKFEHELNTASAGGVGSIDRLPINLLVNYYPMGGLDSRVQPYVGAGLNYTRFSGEPSGFNVDESYGVIGQAGVDLAITQNILLNGYVSYADVSADINANGAGQVGEIDIEPVTIGGGVTYRF, from the coding sequence ATGAGCAATATGAAACTGATTTCCGCCGCTGTAATCACTGCTAGTTTCGCACTGGCAAGCCAAGCGGCTCTCGCTTATAACGCTGGCGACGTATTCGTTCGTGGCGGTGTTGCCAAGACCAATACAGGTTCAGGTAATGGTAACGTAGCGGGTGATTCACTTAATGTGCAGAGCGAAAGCGGCTTTACTTTCGGTGCTGGTTATCTCCTTACCGATAAAGTAGGCCTGGAGCTAAACAGCTCTGAGAAATTTGAGCACGAGCTTAATACGGCATCTGCCGGTGGCGTTGGTAGCATTGACCGCCTGCCTATTAACCTGCTTGTGAATTACTACCCGATGGGTGGCTTAGATTCACGCGTTCAGCCTTATGTAGGTGCTGGTCTCAACTACACGCGCTTCTCTGGCGAGCCGAGCGGCTTCAACGTTGATGAAAGCTATGGTGTGATTGGCCAAGCAGGCGTTGACCTTGCGATCACTCAGAATATTCTGCTTAACGGCTATGTTAGCTATGCTGACGTTAGTGCTGATATCAACGCAAATGGCGCTGGCCAAGTTGGCGAAATTGATATCGAGCCTGTCACTATTGGCGGCGGTGTGACTTACCGCTTCTAA